In one window of Candidatus Scalindua sp. DNA:
- a CDS encoding tetratricopeptide repeat protein: MRKILLFQLLLVIFLITVFETVSYGSDKFSGYYNQAIEYYKQGKYDQAGKQFEKALELKPNDAYALYGLGNTYYCKAKYDEAIKIYTKAINSNPDYAKVHYSLSLAYNKMGMTQEAEKEKKIFRKISQGEKGRGKSSTSAKTSRSPVKVSESVSTIERSKSEFGLTKDKHADQEKSEFDTARAHGKTDDTDKSGHSAGQTHAAKETPAFSSKRGRTDTGTRTDSAESVDAANKTHAFSKKAIDAGGGDHHTGESAGQTIVESRDATDKHVISTRGTKKQLREEDTHTIFQGYTKESSKSKSNLFVKKQGKPYGYDISPVVYVKSKWSGSKVNKILVCVIGYVFVTQIWLSIIAFFGFIVWRIRKKNLIG, from the coding sequence ATGAGGAAAATTCTGCTGTTTCAATTGTTGCTTGTCATTTTTCTGATTACTGTTTTCGAAACAGTTTCTTACGGTTCGGATAAGTTTTCCGGATATTATAACCAGGCGATCGAGTATTATAAGCAGGGTAAATATGACCAGGCGGGAAAGCAATTCGAAAAGGCTTTAGAGCTGAAACCGAATGATGCATATGCCCTTTATGGTCTTGGAAATACCTATTATTGCAAGGCAAAATACGATGAGGCGATAAAAATTTATACCAAGGCTATCAATAGCAATCCTGACTATGCCAAGGTTCATTACTCATTATCGCTTGCATATAATAAGATGGGCATGACACAGGAAGCCGAAAAGGAGAAAAAGATTTTCAGGAAGATATCACAAGGTGAGAAAGGGAGAGGAAAGTCATCAACCTCTGCGAAAACCTCTCGTTCTCCAGTGAAAGTAAGTGAGAGTGTCTCCACAATTGAACGCAGTAAATCTGAATTTGGCCTGACAAAGGACAAACACGCTGATCAGGAGAAGTCTGAATTTGACACAGCCAGGGCACATGGCAAGACGGATGATACAGATAAGAGTGGCCACTCTGCCGGGCAAACACATGCCGCAAAAGAGACACCTGCATTTAGTTCAAAGCGTGGACGTACTGATACCGGCACACGCACAGACTCTGCAGAAAGTGTGGATGCTGCAAACAAGACTCATGCATTTAGTAAAAAAGCTATTGATGCAGGTGGCGGTGATCACCATACCGGCGAATCTGCAGGACAGACAATTGTTGAAAGTCGCGATGCAACTGATAAACATGTTATTAGTACACGCGGCACAAAAAAACAACTAAGGGAAGAAGATACACATACTATCTTTCAGGGTTATACGAAAGAGTCGTCAAAATCAAAATCTAACCTTTTTGTAAAAAAACAGGGAAAACCTTATGGATATGATATAAGCCCGGTTGTCTATGTTAAGAGTAAATGGTCCGGATCAAAAGTTAATAAGATCCTTGTTTGTGTTATTGGTTATGTTTTTGTGACACAGATATGGCTCAGTATTATAGCCTTCTTTGGTTTTATTGTCTGGAGAATCAGAAAAAAGAATCTGATTGGCTGA